A genomic window from Triticum urartu cultivar G1812 chromosome 7, Tu2.1, whole genome shotgun sequence includes:
- the LOC125519194 gene encoding F-box protein At5g07610-like, with the protein MSVPAESSHPGEEGRASPHARYTKQSGTAIDRLADDLLIEILSRVPAKSLLRFRCVSSHWLALIDHPDHRKRLPQTPAGFFYGSNYESFLKPPFHFTSFPGRRRPPIDASCSFLPNHRHIHLLDCSDGLFLCRCYDASDEGDEFRYVVCNPATEKWVVLPSSGKAASEVAAARLCFDPALSPHFHVFELVAEQESACPWDPDTAGVAVYSSETGGWVYKEERWNELIRPADPGSAFVFLNGYLHFQANARWFSHHHLAVVDTQGETWMSFGAPGGLVDGFIQRSQGRLHYANFQRGGDGVTRLVVYILDNYQSREWILKHSAEASYIFGGIDAYLEGGFDWIAMDFDWIAMDPECNTIFFTAGWGTTFMCYNMDLQQVKVISNIEDGWPAYLTYVPLYAELQSLHAL; encoded by the coding sequence ATGTCCGTCCCCGCAGAGAGCTCTCACCCGGGGGAGGAAGGTCGCGCTTCTCCTCATGCCCGGTACACGAAGCAGAGCGGGACGGCGATCGACAGACTCGCCGACGATCTCCTCATCGAGATCCTCTCGCGCGTCCCCGCCAAGTCGCTCCTCCGCTTCAGGTGCGTCTCCAGCCACTGGCTGGCCCTCATCGACCACCCCGACCACCGCAAAAGGCTCCCCCAAACCCCGGCCGGCTTCTTCTACGGCAGCAACTACGAGTCGTTTCTGAAACCACCTTTCCACTTCACCAGTTTCCCGGGGAGACGCCGCCCTCCGATCGACGCGTCTTGCTCCTTCCTGCCCAACCACCGGCACATCCATCTATTGGACTGCTCCGACGGCCTCTTCCTTTGCCGCTGTTACGACGCCTCCGACGAGGGTGACGAGTTCCGTTACGTCGTGTGCAATCCCGCCACGGAGAAGTGGGTCGTGTTGCCGAGCTCCGGCAAGGCCGCCAGCGAGGTGGCCGCCGCACGTTTGTGCTTTGACCCAGCCCTGTCGCCGCATTTCCATGTGTTTGAGTTGGTCGCGGAGCAGGAGTCAGCGTGTCCCTGGGACCCTGACACCGCTGGGGTGGCAGTGTATTCTTCTGAAACCGGAGGATGGGTTTATAAGGAAGAGAGATGGAACGAACTAATTAGGCCCGCTGATCCTGGGTCAGCATTTGTTTTCCTTAATGGCTATCTGCATTTTCAGGCCAATGCTCGTTGGTTCTCCCATCATCATCTAGCTGTGGTTGACACACAGGGGGAAACATGGATGAGCTTCGGTGCCCCTGGCGGTTTGGTTGACGGTTTTATTCAGCGGTCGCAGGGCCGGTTGCATTATGCCAATTTTCAGAGAGGTGGAGATGGTGTCACTAGATTGGTAGTTTATATTCTGGACAACTATCAAAGCAGAGAATGGATATTGAAGCACAGCGCCGAAGCTTCATACATATTTGGAGGGATAGATGCCTACCTTGAGGGTGGTTTTGATTGGATTGCGATGGATTTTGATTGGATTGCGATGGATCCGGAATGCAACACGATATTCTTCACTGCTGGGTGGGGTACCACATTCATGTGCTATAATATGGATCTTCAGCAAGTCAAAGTGATCTCCAATATTGAAGATGGCTGGCCGGCATATCTGACATACGTGCCGTTGTATGCAGAGTTACAGTCATTGCACGCTTTATAA